The following coding sequences lie in one Cupriavidus sp. WKF15 genomic window:
- the asd gene encoding aspartate-semialdehyde dehydrogenase, protein MIVGLVGWRGMVGSVLMQRMQEERDFDHIEPVFFSTSNAGGKAPAMAKNETTLKDANDIEALKKCDVVLTAQGGDYTNEVFPKLRAAGWKGYWIDAASSLRMKDDAIIVLDPVNQGVIKDALSKGVKNFIGGNCTVSCMLMGLGGLFEADLVEWMTSMTYQAASGGGAQHMRELLTQFGTLNASVKPLLDNPASAILEIDRQILATQHGLSAEETKQFGVPLAGNLIPWIDKDLGNGQSREEWKGGAETNKILGRGEGFLGATGATPIAVDGLCVRIGAMRCHSQALTIKLRKDVPLDEIEGMLAAHNPWAKVVPNTREASMTDLTPAAVTGTLSIPVGRLRKMQMGGEYLSAFTVGDQLLWGAAEPLRRMLRILIES, encoded by the coding sequence ATGATTGTAGGTCTCGTCGGTTGGCGGGGAATGGTCGGCAGCGTCCTGATGCAGCGCATGCAGGAAGAGCGTGATTTCGACCATATCGAGCCCGTCTTCTTCAGCACGTCCAACGCCGGCGGCAAGGCGCCCGCCATGGCCAAGAACGAAACCACGCTCAAGGATGCCAACGACATCGAGGCACTGAAGAAGTGCGACGTGGTGCTGACCGCCCAGGGCGGCGACTACACCAATGAAGTCTTCCCGAAGCTGCGCGCGGCTGGCTGGAAGGGCTACTGGATCGACGCGGCTTCGTCGCTGCGCATGAAGGACGATGCCATCATCGTGCTGGATCCGGTCAACCAGGGCGTGATCAAGGATGCCCTGTCCAAGGGCGTGAAGAATTTCATCGGCGGCAACTGCACGGTCAGCTGCATGCTGATGGGCCTGGGTGGCCTGTTCGAGGCTGACCTGGTCGAGTGGATGACCTCGATGACCTACCAGGCCGCCTCGGGCGGCGGCGCGCAGCACATGCGCGAGCTGCTGACGCAGTTCGGCACGCTGAACGCGTCGGTCAAGCCGCTGCTGGACAATCCGGCCTCGGCCATCCTGGAAATCGACCGCCAGATCCTGGCGACCCAGCACGGCCTGTCCGCCGAAGAAACCAAGCAGTTCGGCGTGCCGCTGGCCGGCAACCTGATTCCCTGGATCGACAAGGACCTGGGCAACGGCCAGTCGCGCGAAGAATGGAAGGGCGGCGCCGAGACCAACAAGATCCTGGGCCGCGGCGAGGGCTTCCTGGGCGCGACCGGCGCCACGCCGATCGCCGTGGACGGCCTGTGCGTGCGTATTGGCGCGATGCGCTGCCATTCGCAAGCGCTGACCATCAAGCTGCGCAAGGATGTGCCGCTGGACGAGATCGAAGGCATGCTCGCCGCCCACAACCCGTGGGCCAAGGTTGTGCCGAACACCCGCGAGGCCAGCATGACCGACCTGACTCCGGCTGCCGTGACCGGTACGCTGAGCATTCCTGTCGGTCGCCTGCGCAAGATGCAGATGGGCGGCGAGTACCTGTCCGCGTTCACCGTGGGTGACCAGCTGCTGTGGGGCGCGGCCGAGCCGCTGCGCCGTATGCTGCGCATTTTGATCGAGTCCTGA
- a CDS encoding FimV/HubP family polar landmark protein: MSVSQHRRKDAPTVRQRWSTLAVTAIGLLLAQPAAYAAGFGQLRVQSNLGQPLQAEIDISGVSAEEAAGLSVKLASPAAYARAGLTYAPAVSSLRLEIERRPNGSYVAKVRSSQPISEPFVDILVDMSWSSGKVSRAYTFLLDPAGAKPSNQTFSPTTVVQAATPDASPAAAPAPSPLPEPAPAVAQGTQPAAQAPARPARQPAARRAQAAQPAAEGEAAASGAYTVKRGDTLSSIAGDAVMDQEGVSLDQMLVALYRNNPNAFIGGNINRLKSGAVLQVPSRQQAQSVAPKTARREVVARTQGFDAYRSRLAGAAAAKSVEPDSGRQQSGNVTARVQDQAVPAAGPQNELKLSKAERAGQANAAAQAEASVARERQLKEAEARLAQLEKNVGDMQKLIELKNSEIAKLTQANQAALADKDKAEKAAADKAAKTEAKAPTVVAAEPPKADAPAEAARVAPAAPVAQAAAASAAEAPAAVPAAAAAAAAVPGAAASAAQAAAPASAPAPAVKRPPVVVQAAPAPEPSFLDGLLANPMLLPGGGLLVALLGGYVIYRRRQQQKSADGGAFGDSVLSQESTVMAGANSLFGAAGGQSVDTSQHSVFGADFRIGNNMPEASEVDPIAEAEVYIAYGRDVQAEEILREALEKDPEQQPIRLKLLEIYSNRQDVEGFRVIAEEMFAQTGGQGAEWLKAAEMGRALDAGNALFLSVTPDTSGGPETATAPGDQWRTQDPSHDPAAPRQAALADLALPLDAFPAPAAGDPIVAPESAALVFGDTAIHADAQLEPAAKFDDALDLTLPVTDGDALADVPRLDTPTRSRGLDFDMSGISLDLNAGSAAESSVPLPSPTMIRDGKLPEPIDLAGIGVSDNDRGADTTPGVSPSTLSTDGMDGGRDMQIKLDLARAYIEIGDKEGARELLQEVVEQSQDALQAEARSLLLEVA; this comes from the coding sequence GTGAGTGTGAGTCAACATCGCCGGAAAGATGCGCCAACCGTCCGTCAGCGCTGGTCAACGCTGGCCGTCACGGCTATCGGCCTGCTGCTCGCGCAGCCGGCTGCTTACGCCGCGGGGTTCGGGCAATTGCGGGTACAGTCGAATCTGGGGCAGCCGCTGCAGGCCGAGATCGACATCAGCGGGGTGAGTGCAGAAGAGGCAGCCGGGCTCAGCGTCAAGCTGGCCTCCCCGGCGGCGTATGCCCGCGCGGGGCTGACCTATGCGCCGGCGGTGAGCAGCCTGCGGCTCGAGATCGAGCGCCGCCCCAATGGCAGCTACGTGGCCAAGGTCCGCTCGAGCCAGCCGATCAGCGAGCCGTTCGTCGACATCCTGGTCGACATGAGCTGGTCCAGCGGCAAGGTATCCCGCGCCTATACCTTCCTGCTTGACCCCGCCGGGGCCAAGCCTTCCAACCAGACTTTCTCGCCGACGACGGTGGTCCAGGCCGCGACGCCGGACGCATCGCCGGCTGCCGCACCCGCTCCCTCGCCGTTGCCGGAGCCTGCGCCGGCCGTCGCGCAGGGCACGCAGCCGGCTGCCCAGGCGCCGGCAAGGCCCGCGCGGCAGCCCGCCGCCCGCCGCGCGCAGGCAGCCCAGCCTGCCGCCGAGGGCGAGGCAGCGGCTAGCGGTGCCTATACGGTCAAGCGTGGCGATACGCTGTCGTCGATCGCCGGCGATGCCGTGATGGATCAGGAGGGCGTGTCGCTGGACCAGATGCTGGTCGCGCTCTACCGGAACAATCCCAATGCCTTCATTGGCGGCAACATCAATCGCCTGAAATCGGGCGCGGTGCTGCAGGTGCCTTCGCGACAGCAGGCGCAGTCCGTCGCGCCCAAGACGGCCCGCCGCGAAGTGGTCGCGCGTACGCAGGGGTTTGATGCGTACCGCAGCCGTCTGGCAGGTGCCGCCGCGGCCAAGTCGGTCGAGCCGGACAGCGGCCGCCAGCAGTCGGGGAATGTCACGGCGCGCGTGCAGGATCAGGCGGTGCCGGCCGCAGGCCCGCAGAACGAGCTCAAGCTGAGCAAGGCGGAGCGTGCGGGACAGGCCAACGCCGCGGCACAGGCCGAAGCCAGCGTCGCCCGCGAGCGGCAACTGAAGGAAGCCGAGGCGCGCCTGGCACAGCTCGAAAAGAACGTCGGCGATATGCAGAAGCTGATCGAGCTGAAGAACAGCGAGATCGCCAAGCTGACGCAGGCCAACCAGGCTGCGCTGGCCGACAAGGACAAGGCCGAGAAGGCAGCTGCCGACAAGGCCGCGAAGACCGAAGCCAAGGCGCCGACCGTGGTCGCGGCCGAGCCGCCGAAGGCGGACGCGCCGGCTGAAGCCGCGCGGGTCGCGCCAGCCGCGCCAGTGGCGCAGGCTGCTGCAGCCAGCGCCGCGGAAGCTCCGGCTGCGGTCCCGGCAGCCGCAGCGGCGGCCGCCGCTGTGCCTGGCGCGGCAGCCAGCGCCGCGCAGGCTGCGGCCCCGGCATCGGCCCCGGCCCCGGCCGTCAAGCGTCCGCCGGTGGTGGTGCAGGCGGCGCCCGCGCCCGAGCCATCATTCCTCGACGGGCTGCTGGCCAACCCCATGCTTCTGCCGGGCGGGGGCCTGCTGGTCGCGCTGCTGGGTGGTTACGTGATCTACCGCCGGCGCCAGCAGCAGAAGTCGGCCGACGGCGGTGCCTTTGGCGACAGCGTCCTGTCTCAGGAAAGCACCGTGATGGCGGGCGCCAATTCACTGTTCGGCGCCGCTGGCGGCCAGAGCGTGGATACCTCGCAGCACAGCGTGTTCGGTGCGGACTTCCGCATCGGCAACAATATGCCGGAAGCCAGCGAGGTCGACCCGATCGCCGAGGCGGAGGTCTATATCGCCTACGGGCGTGACGTGCAGGCGGAAGAAATCCTGCGTGAAGCGCTCGAGAAGGATCCGGAGCAGCAGCCGATCAGGCTCAAGCTCCTGGAGATTTACAGTAATCGTCAGGATGTGGAAGGTTTCCGCGTGATTGCAGAAGAGATGTTCGCCCAGACCGGCGGACAAGGCGCGGAATGGCTCAAGGCCGCGGAAATGGGGCGCGCACTCGATGCGGGCAATGCGTTGTTCCTGTCTGTGACGCCGGATACCAGTGGTGGCCCCGAAACGGCCACGGCGCCGGGCGATCAGTGGCGCACCCAGGATCCGTCGCACGACCCGGCCGCGCCGCGCCAGGCCGCGCTCGCCGATCTGGCCCTGCCGCTCGACGCCTTCCCGGCGCCGGCAGCCGGTGACCCGATCGTCGCGCCGGAATCGGCTGCGCTGGTATTCGGCGACACCGCTATTCACGCGGACGCGCAGCTTGAGCCGGCCGCGAAGTTCGATGATGCGTTGGACCTGACCCTGCCGGTCACCGATGGCGACGCGCTGGCGGACGTGCCGCGCCTGGACACGCCGACGCGTTCGCGCGGGCTGGATTTCGACATGTCGGGCATCTCGCTCGACCTCAATGCCGGATCCGCGGCCGAGTCCTCGGTGCCGCTGCCGTCGCCGACCATGATCCGCGACGGCAAGTTGCCCGAGCCGATCGACCTGGCCGGCATCGGCGTCAGCGACAACGACCGGGGTGCCGACACCACGCCGGGCGTCTCGCCGAGCACGCTGTCGACGGACGGCATGGATGGCGGGCGCGACATGCAGATCAAGCTTGACCTGGCGCGCGCCTACATCGAAATCGGCGACAAGGAAGGCGCGCGCGAACTGCTGCAGGAGGTTGTGGAGCAGTCGCAGGACGCCCTGCAGGCGGAGGCTCGTTCGCTGCTGCTAGAGGTAGCCTGA
- the truA gene encoding tRNA pseudouridine(38-40) synthase TruA, which translates to MNRIAIGLHYDGAAFSGWQSQPHRNTVQNHLEDAIERFAGVRLLTTVAGRTDAGVHALGQVIHLDTTLDREMFSWVRGINAFLPPSIALQWARPVDEGFHARFLAFERMYYYALYTGPHRVPLAHGRAGYLMLPPGRRLDVEAMRAASRCLLGEHDFSSFRAAECQAKSPVKTMYDVTLKADGNWVFARFRASAFLHHMVRNLMGCLVAVGRGRYPAEWLAEVLASRDRRLAAPTFMPDGLYLADVKYPEAFQIPAADPSASLFHGVFPNDAA; encoded by the coding sequence ATGAACCGCATCGCCATCGGCCTTCACTACGACGGTGCCGCCTTTTCCGGCTGGCAGTCGCAGCCGCATCGCAACACCGTGCAGAATCACCTCGAGGACGCTATCGAGCGTTTCGCAGGTGTGCGCTTGCTTACCACCGTGGCCGGTCGTACCGATGCCGGCGTGCACGCGCTGGGCCAGGTGATCCATCTCGACACCACGCTGGATCGCGAGATGTTCTCGTGGGTGCGGGGCATCAACGCTTTCCTGCCTCCATCGATCGCGCTGCAATGGGCGCGCCCCGTCGACGAAGGGTTCCATGCCCGTTTCCTGGCGTTCGAGCGCATGTACTACTACGCGCTCTACACCGGGCCGCACCGTGTGCCGCTCGCCCATGGCCGGGCCGGCTATCTGATGCTGCCACCGGGCCGCCGGCTCGATGTGGAGGCCATGCGGGCCGCCTCGCGCTGCCTGCTGGGCGAGCATGATTTCTCGTCGTTCCGCGCGGCCGAGTGCCAGGCCAAATCGCCGGTCAAGACCATGTACGACGTAACGCTGAAGGCGGACGGCAACTGGGTCTTTGCGCGCTTTCGCGCCAGCGCCTTCCTGCATCACATGGTGCGCAACCTGATGGGTTGCCTGGTGGCAGTGGGGCGCGGGCGTTACCCGGCGGAATGGCTGGCCGAAGTGCTGGCCAGCCGCGACCGCCGCCTGGCCGCGCCGACATTCATGCCCGATGGGCTTTACCTGGCCGACGTGAAGTATCCTGAGGCTTTCCAGATTCCGGCGGCCGACCCTTCCGCCAGCCTGTTCCACGGAGTGTTTCCCAATGACGCAGCCTGA
- a CDS encoding phosphoribosylanthranilate isomerase, which yields MTQPERADAAVAARTRIKICGLTREEDVRAAVDAGADAIGLVFYPPSPRYVDLARAAELAEAAGPFVSVVGLFVNADMEEVAHVAERVPLTLLQFHGDETPQYCTQTAQRCRLPFLRAARVRPGLDLIEFASQYRDAAGLLLDAFVEGYGGGGHVFDWTLIPPAWLASNHPSTGNPNASDAPRIVLSGGLNAQNVAGAIERVRPYAVDVSSGVEAAKGVKDHARIAAFVRAVRSAEAG from the coding sequence ATGACGCAGCCTGAGCGTGCCGATGCAGCGGTTGCGGCCCGCACCCGCATCAAGATCTGCGGCCTCACGCGCGAGGAAGACGTGCGCGCCGCGGTTGACGCGGGCGCCGATGCGATCGGGCTGGTGTTCTACCCGCCGAGCCCTCGCTACGTGGACCTCGCCCGGGCCGCGGAACTCGCCGAAGCCGCCGGGCCGTTCGTGTCGGTGGTCGGCCTGTTCGTCAATGCGGACATGGAGGAAGTGGCTCATGTGGCCGAGCGTGTGCCGCTTACGCTGCTCCAGTTCCATGGCGACGAGACCCCGCAGTACTGTACCCAGACCGCCCAGCGCTGCCGCCTGCCTTTTCTGCGCGCGGCGCGTGTGCGCCCGGGTCTCGATTTGATAGAATTCGCCAGTCAATACCGCGATGCCGCCGGCTTGCTGCTCGACGCCTTTGTCGAAGGCTACGGCGGTGGCGGCCACGTCTTCGACTGGACCCTGATTCCCCCGGCATGGCTCGCTTCCAACCATCCGTCCACCGGCAACCCGAACGCAAGCGACGCTCCTCGCATCGTTTTGAGTGGTGGGTTGAACGCGCAAAACGTCGCTGGCGCGATTGAACGCGTGCGGCCCTACGCTGTTGACGTCAGCAGTGGTGTCGAGGCCGCCAAGGGCGTGAAAGACCACGCCCGCATTGCCGCGTTCGTGCGCGCTGTCCGCAGTGCCGAGGCAGGATGA
- the trpB gene encoding tryptophan synthase subunit beta, whose translation MYDLPDSRGHFGPYGGTFVSETLVHALDELREAYAHYQKDADFDAEFRRELKHFVGRPSPIYHAQRWSELLGGAQVYLKREDLNHTGAHKINNVIGQALLAKRMGKKRVIAETGAGQHGVATATIAARFGMECVVYMGSEDVKRQAANVYRMKLLGATVVPVESGSRTLKDALNEAMRDWVTNVETTFYIIGTVAGPHPYPMMVRDFQCVIGEEAKVQMPEMTGRQPDAVIACVGGGSNAMGIFYPYIEHKDVQLIGVEAAGDGLDTGRHAASLTGGTPGVLHGNRTYLLQDENGQIIETHSVSAGLDYPGVGPEHAWLKDTGRAQYVPITDEEALKAFHDCCRIEGIIPALESSHAIAYACKLAPTLPKDKLLLVNLSGRGDKDMHTVAERSGLKL comes from the coding sequence ATGTACGACCTGCCCGATTCCCGTGGCCATTTCGGCCCTTATGGCGGCACCTTCGTCTCCGAGACGCTGGTCCACGCGCTCGACGAGCTGCGCGAGGCCTATGCCCATTACCAGAAAGACGCCGATTTCGACGCCGAATTCCGCCGCGAACTGAAGCACTTCGTCGGCCGTCCGTCGCCGATCTACCACGCCCAGCGCTGGAGCGAGCTGCTCGGCGGCGCGCAGGTCTACCTCAAGCGCGAGGATTTGAACCACACCGGCGCCCACAAGATCAACAACGTGATCGGCCAGGCGCTGCTGGCCAAGCGCATGGGCAAGAAGCGCGTGATCGCCGAGACCGGCGCCGGCCAGCACGGCGTGGCCACGGCCACGATTGCGGCGCGCTTCGGCATGGAGTGCGTGGTCTACATGGGCTCCGAGGACGTCAAGCGCCAGGCCGCCAACGTCTACCGCATGAAGCTGCTGGGCGCCACCGTGGTGCCGGTGGAAAGCGGCTCGCGCACGCTCAAGGACGCGCTCAACGAAGCGATGCGCGACTGGGTGACCAACGTCGAGACCACCTTCTACATCATCGGCACGGTTGCCGGCCCGCATCCGTATCCGATGATGGTGCGCGATTTCCAGTGCGTGATCGGCGAGGAAGCCAAGGTGCAGATGCCCGAAATGACCGGGCGCCAGCCGGATGCGGTGATCGCCTGCGTGGGCGGCGGCTCCAATGCGATGGGCATCTTCTACCCGTACATCGAGCACAAGGACGTGCAGCTGATCGGCGTGGAAGCCGCCGGCGATGGCCTGGACACCGGCCGTCACGCGGCCTCGCTGACCGGTGGCACGCCGGGCGTGCTGCACGGCAACCGGACCTACCTGCTGCAGGACGAGAACGGCCAGATTATCGAGACGCACTCGGTATCGGCCGGCCTGGACTATCCGGGCGTGGGTCCCGAGCATGCCTGGCTCAAGGACACCGGCCGCGCGCAGTATGTACCGATCACCGATGAAGAGGCGCTCAAGGCCTTCCATGACTGCTGTCGCATCGAGGGCATCATCCCGGCGCTGGAGTCGAGCCACGCCATCGCCTACGCGTGCAAGCTGGCGCCGACGCTGCCCAAGGACAAGCTGCTGCTGGTGAACCTGTCGGGCCGCGGCGACAAGGACATGCACACCGTGGCCGAACGCTCGGGGCTCAAGCTCTGA
- a CDS encoding site-specific DNA-methyltransferase: protein MFEGIARLPDGSVDLIVADPPYGLGKDYGNDSDLLSGQAYLEWSERWMDAVCPKLSPKGTLYLFCTWQYSPELFVMLKRRLTMINEIIWDRRVPSMGGTTRKYSSVHDNIGFFAKARDYYFDLDPVRIPYDPETKKARSRPRFEGKKWLEMGYNPKDLWSISRIHRQDPERANHPTQKPLEIVERMVLSSCPPGGLVLDPFAGSGTTAVACLRHGRRFAGFEINPEYVEVARGRVAAAVQLARPEADPIPNPSPTSPAANDEDSSAQRPHLIP from the coding sequence ATGTTCGAGGGCATCGCACGCCTGCCGGACGGTTCGGTCGACCTCATCGTCGCCGATCCGCCCTACGGGCTGGGCAAGGACTACGGCAACGATTCCGACCTGCTCTCGGGCCAGGCCTACCTGGAGTGGTCCGAGCGCTGGATGGATGCCGTCTGCCCCAAGCTGTCGCCGAAGGGCACGCTGTACCTGTTCTGCACCTGGCAGTACTCGCCCGAGCTGTTCGTGATGCTCAAGCGCCGCCTGACCATGATCAACGAGATCATCTGGGACCGCCGCGTGCCGAGCATGGGGGGCACGACGCGCAAGTACTCGTCGGTGCACGACAACATCGGCTTCTTTGCCAAGGCGCGCGATTACTACTTCGACCTGGACCCGGTGCGCATTCCGTATGACCCGGAGACCAAGAAGGCGCGCAGCCGCCCGCGTTTTGAAGGCAAGAAGTGGCTCGAGATGGGCTACAACCCCAAGGACCTGTGGAGCATCTCGCGCATCCACCGGCAGGATCCGGAGCGCGCCAACCATCCCACGCAGAAGCCGCTGGAGATCGTCGAGCGCATGGTGCTGTCGAGCTGCCCGCCGGGCGGCCTGGTGCTGGATCCGTTCGCCGGCAGCGGCACGACTGCCGTGGCGTGCCTGCGCCACGGGCGGCGCTTCGCGGGCTTCGAGATCAACCCCGAGTATGTCGAGGTGGCGCGCGGACGCGTGGCAGCGGCTGTGCAACTGGCCAGGCCCGAGGCGGACCCCATCCCGAACCCAAGCCCAACATCGCCGGCTGCCAATGACGAGGATTCGTCGGCGCAGCGGCCTCACCTGATTCCCTGA
- the trpA gene encoding tryptophan synthase subunit alpha, whose product MSRIQKTFAALAAQNKKGLIPFITAGDPEPGLTVELMHALVAGGADVIELGVPFSDPMADGPVIQRASERALANGVSLTQVLQWVREFRQTDADTPVVLMGYANPIERMGEAAFSTAAREAGVDGVLVVDYPPEECESFAALMRDNGIDPIFLLAPTSTDDRIAAVGKVASGYVYYVSLKGVTGSATLDLDSVAARMPLIKQHVNLPVGVGFGIRDAQTARAISGVSDAVVIGSRLVQLLEDAPRDQAVASLRSFIAGIRQALDA is encoded by the coding sequence ATGTCCCGCATCCAGAAGACATTCGCGGCGCTGGCCGCGCAGAACAAGAAGGGCCTGATTCCGTTCATCACCGCAGGCGACCCGGAGCCTGGGCTGACCGTGGAACTGATGCACGCGCTCGTCGCGGGCGGCGCCGACGTGATCGAGCTGGGCGTGCCGTTCTCCGACCCGATGGCCGATGGCCCGGTGATCCAGCGCGCTTCGGAGCGTGCCCTGGCCAATGGCGTGTCGCTCACGCAGGTGCTGCAGTGGGTGCGCGAATTTCGCCAGACCGATGCCGACACGCCGGTCGTGCTGATGGGCTATGCCAACCCGATCGAGCGCATGGGCGAAGCGGCGTTTTCCACGGCCGCACGCGAGGCCGGCGTGGACGGCGTGCTGGTGGTCGACTATCCGCCCGAAGAGTGCGAGTCGTTCGCCGCGCTGATGCGCGACAACGGCATCGACCCGATCTTCCTGCTGGCGCCGACTTCCACCGACGACCGCATCGCGGCCGTGGGCAAGGTGGCGAGCGGCTATGTCTACTACGTCTCGCTCAAGGGCGTGACCGGTTCGGCCACACTGGACCTGGACAGCGTGGCGGCGCGCATGCCGCTGATCAAGCAGCATGTGAACCTGCCTGTTGGCGTGGGCTTCGGCATCCGCGATGCGCAGACCGCCCGGGCCATCAGCGGTGTGTCCGATGCGGTGGTGATTGGCAGCCGGCTGGTGCAACTGCTCGAAGATGCGCCGCGCGACCAGGCGGTCGCATCGCTGCGCTCGTTCATCGCCGGGATTCGCCAGGCGCTGGACGCCTGA
- the accD gene encoding acetyl-CoA carboxylase, carboxyltransferase subunit beta gives MSWLDKLLPPKIQQTDPRTRKGIPEGLWVKCPSCESTLYRTDVEANLHVCPKCDHHMRISARARLDALLDAEGRYEIGQEIVPVDALKFKDSKKYPDRIKAAMDDTGETDAMVVMGGAIHTIPVVASCFEFEFMGGSMGSVVGERFVRGAQAALEQKVPFICFTATGGARMQESLLSLLQMAKTTAMLNQLSASKLPFISVLTDPTMGGVSASFAFLGDVVIAEPKALVGFAGPRVIEQTVREKLPEGFQRSEFLLQKGAIDMIVDRRKLRAELAQLLALLQKQPADAVA, from the coding sequence ATGAGCTGGTTGGATAAACTCCTGCCCCCCAAGATTCAACAGACCGACCCCCGTACCCGCAAGGGCATTCCCGAGGGGCTGTGGGTCAAGTGCCCGTCGTGCGAGTCCACCCTGTACCGGACCGACGTCGAGGCCAACCTGCACGTCTGCCCGAAGTGCGACCACCACATGCGCATCAGCGCGCGCGCGCGCCTGGACGCGCTGCTCGACGCCGAGGGCCGCTACGAGATCGGCCAGGAGATCGTGCCGGTCGACGCGCTCAAGTTCAAGGACAGCAAGAAGTACCCCGATCGCATCAAGGCCGCCATGGATGACACCGGCGAGACCGATGCGATGGTCGTGATGGGTGGTGCGATCCACACCATCCCGGTGGTGGCGAGCTGCTTCGAGTTCGAGTTCATGGGCGGCTCGATGGGCTCCGTGGTCGGCGAGCGCTTCGTGCGCGGCGCCCAGGCCGCGCTGGAGCAGAAGGTGCCGTTCATCTGCTTTACCGCCACGGGCGGTGCGCGCATGCAGGAAAGCCTGCTGTCGCTGCTGCAGATGGCCAAGACCACGGCCATGCTGAACCAGCTCTCCGCATCCAAGCTGCCGTTCATCAGCGTGCTTACCGATCCGACCATGGGCGGCGTGTCCGCGAGCTTCGCGTTCCTGGGCGACGTGGTGATCGCCGAACCGAAGGCGCTGGTCGGCTTTGCCGGCCCGCGCGTGATCGAGCAGACGGTGCGCGAAAAGCTGCCGGAAGGCTTCCAGCGGTCGGAATTCCTGCTGCAGAAGGGCGCCATCGACATGATCGTCGACCGCCGCAAGCTGCGCGCCGAGCTGGCGCAGCTGCTGGCGCTGCTGCAGAAGCAGCCGGCTGACGCGGTCGCGTAG
- the folC gene encoding bifunctional tetrahydrofolate synthase/dihydrofolate synthase, translating to MPVFHTLPEWLAHLETAHPVGIDMGLTRITRVKEALGLRIDAVVFTVGGTNGKGSTCAMLERILLEAGYKVGCHTSPHLVSFNERARINGEFATDAQLLPHFEAVERARTSFADPFSLTYFEFTTLAIIHMFAAAGLDAMVLEVGLGGRLDAVNVIDTDCAVVTSVDIDHTQYLGDTREKIGFEKAGIFRPGVPAICGDPVPPQSLVDHAETIGADLWLVGRDFRHQAAKGQERQQWDWSGRERKLNGLGYPALRGANQLLNASAALAALQAMRSRLPVSAQEVRNGLAFVELPGRFQVLPGRPAVILDVAHNPHAAATLGQNLENMGFFRYTYAVFGAMQDKDIAGVLSQVADKIDHWCLCDLPTERAASAADLLQKLEEGGFQPGPDATAACFSSPEAAYRDAIERATENDRILVFGSFYTVAGVMAYRATQAN from the coding sequence ATGCCTGTCTTCCACACCCTTCCCGAATGGCTTGCCCATCTCGAAACCGCCCATCCCGTGGGCATCGACATGGGCCTGACCCGTATCACGCGCGTCAAGGAAGCGCTGGGCCTGCGTATTGATGCCGTGGTGTTCACGGTCGGCGGCACTAATGGCAAGGGCTCGACTTGCGCCATGCTGGAGCGCATCCTGCTGGAAGCGGGCTACAAGGTGGGCTGCCATACGTCGCCGCACCTGGTGTCGTTCAACGAGCGCGCCCGCATCAATGGCGAGTTCGCCACGGACGCCCAGCTGCTGCCGCACTTCGAGGCGGTGGAACGTGCCCGCACGAGCTTTGCCGATCCGTTCAGCCTGACGTACTTCGAGTTCACCACGCTCGCGATCATCCACATGTTCGCGGCGGCCGGGCTGGATGCCATGGTGCTCGAAGTGGGGCTGGGCGGGCGGCTCGATGCCGTCAACGTGATCGATACGGACTGCGCGGTCGTCACCAGCGTCGATATCGATCACACGCAGTACCTGGGCGACACGCGCGAGAAGATCGGCTTCGAGAAGGCCGGCATCTTCCGTCCGGGCGTGCCGGCGATCTGCGGCGACCCGGTGCCGCCGCAGTCGCTGGTGGACCATGCCGAGACGATCGGCGCCGACCTGTGGCTTGTCGGGCGCGATTTCCGGCACCAGGCCGCCAAGGGGCAGGAACGCCAGCAGTGGGACTGGAGCGGGCGCGAGCGCAAGCTCAACGGCCTAGGCTATCCGGCGCTGCGCGGCGCCAACCAGTTGCTGAATGCATCGGCGGCGCTGGCTGCGCTGCAGGCGATGCGTTCGCGACTGCCTGTGAGCGCCCAGGAAGTGCGCAACGGCCTGGCGTTCGTGGAACTGCCGGGGCGCTTCCAGGTACTGCCTGGACGTCCGGCCGTGATCCTGGACGTGGCGCATAACCCGCATGCGGCGGCCACGCTCGGGCAGAACCTGGAGAACATGGGCTTCTTCCGCTACACCTACGCGGTCTTCGGCGCCATGCAGGACAAGGACATTGCGGGTGTGCTGAGCCAGGTGGCCGACAAGATCGACCACTGGTGCCTGTGCGACCTGCCGACCGAGCGCGCCGCCTCTGCCGCCGACCTGCTGCAGAAGCTGGAAGAGGGTGGTTTCCAGCCCGGGCCGGATGCCACGGCTGCCTGCTTTTCCAGCCCGGAGGCGGCTTACAGGGATGCCATCGAGAGAGCGACCGAGAATGATAGAATTCTGGTCTTCGGATCGTTCTATACCGTTGCCGGCGTGATGGCTTACCGCGCCACGCAGGCAAACTAG